A single genomic interval of Zingiber officinale cultivar Zhangliang chromosome 4A, Zo_v1.1, whole genome shotgun sequence harbors:
- the LOC121969375 gene encoding enhancer of mRNA-decapping protein 4-like → MASPTGSPNTSANYDTQALFKPPNPSPSPGAIPRQPFPPTSAYPSPLPPSTFPAPTHPGGFSYPPATPPFHHHPFLHYPQESLHRTPAIYPPVSPHLPNPNPSTNPSPSSNTNPGARLMALLNPPASSQLESAVSMPPPSSTQLEFLTPSAIGALYPVPSAPPAALAQPAPTRMSSNKLPRGRLLSAGSRAVYDVDSRLPGEKQPPQLEVTPITKYTSDPGLVLGRQIAVNRTYICYGLKLGAIRVLNINTALRSLLKGHSQRVTDMAFFAEDVHLLASASIDGRVFVWKIDEGPDEENKPLITGKVIMAIQIVGDRESYHPRICWHSHKQEILYVGIGVLVLKIDINKVGRGKEFLAEEPLKCSIEKLIEGVQIIGKHDGEVTDLSISQWMVTRLASSSKDGTVKIWDDRKAVPLSVLRPHDGHPVNSVEFMTAPNHPEHINLITAGPLSREIKIWASASEEGWLLPSDSESWHCTQMLDLRSSSEPRMEEAFFNQLVVLSQASLIIIANAKKNAIYAVHIDYGPCPASTHMDHIADFTVAMPILSLTVTHDILAEGDKIVQVYCVQTQAIQQYALDLIQCLPPPIANAGLAKDPSSHVIEASNSEGLPVPELSSEHYRTNTAMENASPETLLTDGSMDGASAAPALVTTDSSEATGINESSTSNVEVKLISPLLNVDADAIHVASSSGPFNIDITGSSPSLKSPAKTSEDALSLSGHETDHSSFEHAIDRGVYSVVTKESTEKDGLNTGQNDISMIFNPPMMFKLGGNSTHLITPSEILSGAISTSENSNVNKKLTEEVKGKDLNTGDSIINAEVVEGTTVQQETNTQKVPQDFSALELSPQVSIAHSEVDDEAPTVIETSFQVESHPAEDIAIVEAKKHLLTTAKEEGQDRTINATEDIAEPGVTSVSESLLVSKGKKQKEKQRQTSSPSSSSSSLLHSTYSLNEPAVTESVPSADPASLDILALQEMLSQVVNMQKELEKQMGLVVAAPVAKEGKRMETVLSRNIEKMIKANGDALWARVQEENAKYEKFEKERMQQITNLITNCVSKDLPTVLERAVKKELSTIGSTVARSIAPSISSAIAESFQRGVGDKAVTQLEKSVTSKLEATVARQIQSQFQTSGKQVLQDSLRSCLESSVVPSFEQSCKAMFEHIENAFQNGMSEHTAAASQQLEAANTPLAATLREAINSTSSITQNLTTELIDGQRKILALIAAGNTKVLNPLVSQQANGPTAGLPEMVGAHLDPTKELSRLISERKYEEAFTMALQRSDVSIVSWLCTQVDLQAICSMVPLPLSQGVLLALLQQLACDISNETSRKVGWMTDVAVAINPADPMIALHVRPIFEQVYSMLGRQRSLPTTAAPESASIRLLMHVINSVLTSCK, encoded by the exons ATGGCGTCCCCCACCGGGAGCCCCAACACCTCCGCAAACTACGACACGCAGGCCCTCTTCAAGCCCCCTAACCCCAGCCCTAGTCCCGGCGCCATTCCACGGCAGCCGTTCCCTCCTACTTCTGCCTACCCGTCTCCGCTACCGCCGTCGACGTTTCCGGCTCCGACGCATCCCGGAGGCTTCTCGTACCCCCCGGCTACTCCGCCTTTCCACCACCATCCTTTCCTCCACTACCCCCAGGAATCCCTCCACCGTACCCCAGCCATCTACCCCCCTGTGTCTCCCCATCTTCCGAACCCCAATCCCAGCACTAACCCTAGTCCTAGCTCCAACACCAATCCCGGTGCTCGCCTTATGGCCCTCCTGAACCCTCCCGCAAGTTCCCAACTCGAATCTGCCGTCTCGATGCCGCCTCCTTCTTCCACTCAATTGGAATTCCTCACCCCTTCCGCTATCGGCGCGCTTTACCCTGTGCCTTCAGCCCCACCTGCTGCGCTGGCACAGCCAGCGCCAACGAGGATGTCGAGCAACAAGTTGCCTAGGGGTCGGCTTCTCAGCGCAGGGTCACGTGCTGTCTATGATGTTGATTCACGTCTGCCGGGAGAGAAGCAGCCGCCTCAACTTGAGGTGACACCGATCACCAAGTATACATCTGACCCAGGGCTTGTTTTGGGGCGGCAAATCGCTGTCAATCGAACCTACATATGCTATGGGCTTAAGCTTGGTGCTATTCGGGTGCTCAATATCAACACAGCTCTGAGATCGTTGCTAAAGGGGCATTCTCAG AGAGTTACAGACATGGCTTTCTTTGCTGAAGATGTGCACCTTTTAGCCAG TGCAAGCATTGATGGAAGGGTTTTTGTGTGGAAGATTGATGAGGGGCCCGATGAGGAAAACAAGCCACTGATTACAGGAAAAGTTATAATGGCTATTCAAATTGTTGGCGACAGAGAGTCATATCATCCCCGAATTTGTTGGCACTCGCACAAGCAA GAAATTCTGTATGTTGGGATAGGGGTTTTAGTGCTAAAAATTGATATAAATAAAGTTggaagaggaaaagaatttttgGCTGAGGAGCCACTCAAATGCTCTATTGAAAAGCTTATAGAAGGAGTGCAAATTATAGGTAAACATGATGGAGAAGTGACAGATTTGTCCATATCCCAATGGATGGTCACTCGTTTAGCGTCATCCTCAAAAGACGGCACG GTAAAGATCTGGGATGACCGTAAAGCAGTGCCCCTTTCGGTTTTAAGGCCACATGATGGCCATCCTGTCAACTCAGTGGAGTTCATGACAGCACCTAACCACCCTGAACACATCAATCTCATCACAGCT GGACCTTTAAGtcgagaaataaaaatttgggcCTCTGCTAGCGAAGAGGGTTGGCTATTGCCTAGTGACTCTGAATCATGGCATTGCACTCAGATGTTGGACTTGAGAAGTTCCTCAGAACCTCGGATGGAAGAGGCTTTTTTCAATCAATTAGTAGTGCTGTCTCAAGCAAGCCTTATTATAATTGCTAATGCTAAGAAGAATGCTATTTATGCAGTGCATATTGACTATGGTCCATGTCCTGCTTCTACACACATGGACCATATAGCAGACTTCACTGTGGCAATGCCTATTTTGAGTCTTACTGTAACGCATGATATCCTGGCTGAAGGAGATAAAATTGTTCAAGTCTACTGTGTACAAACACAGGCAATTCAACAATATGCTTTGGATTTAATTCAGTGTTTACCACCACCGATTGCTAATGCTGGGTTAGCAAAAGATCCTTCATCCCATGTAATCGAGGCATCTAATTCTGAAGGATTACCTGTGCCAGAGTTGTCTAGTGAACACTACAGAACTAATACTGCTATGGAAAATGCTTCACCAGAAACCCTTCTTACTGATGGTAGTATGGATGGTGCATCTGCAGCTCCAGCTCTTGTAACCACAGATTCTTCTGAGGCCACTGGTATTAATGAATCATCGACATCAAATGTTGAAGTTAAACTCATTTCTCCACTTCTGAATGTGGATGCAGATGCAATTCATGTTGCCTCATCTTCAGGTCCCTTTAACATAGATATAACAGGAAGTTCACCTTCTCTAAAGAGCCCTGCGAAAACTTCTGAGGATGCACTGTCCTTAAGTGGTCATGAAACTGATCACTCCAGTTTTGAGCATGCAATTGACAGGGGAGTATACAGTGTTGTAACAAAAGAAAGTACAGAAAAGGATGGACTTAATACTGGACAGAATGATATATCCATGATTTTTAATCCTCCTATGATGTTTAAACTTGGTGGAAACTCAACTCACCTAATTACTCCCTCTGAAATTTTATCTGGTGCAATATCTACTTCTGAAAACAGTAATGTCAATAAAAAACTTACTGAGGAGGTGAAGGGGAAAGACTTAAACACTGGTGACAGCATTATAAATGCTGAAGTGGTTGAGGGTACGACAGTTCAACAAGAAACCAATACTCAGAAGGTGCCTCAAGATTTTTCTGCTCTGGAGCTATCTCCCCAGGTTTCTATAGCTCACTCGGAGGTAGATGATGAGGCTCCTACTGTAATAGAAACTTCCTTTCAGGTAGAAAGTCACCCAGCTGAGGACATTGCTATTGTTGAGGCAAAGAAGCACCTGTTAACTACTGCTAAGGAAGAAGGACAAGATAGAACAATAAATGCAACAGAAGATATTGCTGAACCTGGTGTTACTTCAGTTTCTGAATCTCTCCTGGTTTCCAAAGGtaagaaacaaaaagaaaaacaacgTCAAACATCCAGTCCTTCATCGTCTTCCTCTAGCCTTCTCCATTCCACCTATTCCTTGAATGAACCAGCAGTCACTGAGAGTGTCCCTTCAGCTGATCCTGCTTCCCTGGATATTCTTGCTTTGCAGGAAATGCTGAGCCAG GTAGTGAATATGCAAAAGGAACTGGAAAAGCAGATGGGTCTAGTTGTGGCTGCTCCTGTAGCAAAGGAAGGAAAACGGATGGAGACTGTCTTGAGCCGAAATATTGAGAAGATGATTAAAGCTAATGGAGATGCTTTATGGGCACGTGTTCAAGAAGAAAATGCAAAATATGAGAAGTTTGAGAAGGAACGGATGCAGCAGATCACCAATCTAATTACCAACTGTGTGAGTAAGGACTTGCCAACCGTTTTAGAGAGGGCAGTGAAGAAAGAACTTTCTACAATAGGGTCCACTGTAGCTCGTTCAATTGCACCTTCTATTTCTTCAGCTATAGCAGAGTCATTTCAG AGGGGGGTTGGTGATAAAGCAGTGACTCAGTTGGAGAAGTCAGTCACTTCTAAACTTGAAGCTACGGTTGCAAGACAAATCCAATCACAGTTTCAAACTTCTGGGAAGCAGGTTCTTCAG GATTCTCTTAGGTCCTGTTTGGAATCATCAGTGGTTCCTTCTTTTGAGCAATCTTGTAAAGCAATGTTTGAGCATATTGAAAATGCATTCCAGAATGGAATGAGCGAACACACTGCTGCTGCTAGTCAGCAACTTGAGGCAGCAAATACACCTTTAGCAGCTACTTTGAGG GAAGCAATCAACTCTACTTCTTCAATCACCCAAAACCTCACTACTGAGTTAATTGATGGTCAACGCAAAATTTTGGCTCTCATTGCGGCAGGAAACACAAAGGTTCTAAACCCTCTGGTTTCTCAGCAAGCTAACGGCCCTACAGCTGGTCTTCCTGAGATG GTCGGTGCACATCTGGATCCGACAAAAGAACTCTCGAGATTAATTTCAGAGCGAAAATATGAGGAAGCTTTCACAATGGCACTTCAAAGAAGTGATGTGTCAATAGTGTCTTGGCTATGCACACAG GTGGATTTGCAAGCAATTTGTTCCATGGTGCCACTTCCCCTGAGTCAAGGGGTTCTTCTAGCACTTCTGCAGCAACTGGCCTGTGATATCAGCAATGAGACATCCAGAAAAGTTGGCTGGATGACTGATGTTGCTGTAGCAATCAACCCGGCTGATCCAATGATTGCATTACATGTGAGGCCAATCTTTGAGCAAGTCTACAGCATGTTGGGTCGCCAAAGATCCCTTCCAACCACTGCCGCCCCTGAGTCAGCCAGCATCCGCCTATTGATGCATGTTATAAATTCTGTGCTTACCTCCTGCAAGTGA
- the LOC121969132 gene encoding probable indole-3-pyruvate monooxygenase YUCCA10 yields MGIVRPSKGPFATGKSSVIDVGTVAKIKTREIKARSLYMTYNHNDQVRDEEHIKDNKLKLENGETNYYDHIIFATGFRSTAKNQLKDGEALMDDKGMLKEKAPRLWKGKNGLYCVGFGQAGLAGIALDAQNVANDIKNHYV; encoded by the exons ATGGGCATCGTGAGGCCCTCCAAGGGGCCCTTCGCCACCGGCAAGTCCTCCGTCATCGACGTCGGCACCGTCGCCAAGATAAAGACCAGAGAAATCAAGGCAAGATCTTTATATATGACATACAatcata ATGATCAAGTCCGAGACGAAGAACATATCAAGGACAACAAGCTCAAGCTCGAGAATGGGGAAACCAACTACTACGATCATATCATCTTTGCCACCGGCTTCCGGAGCACTGCCAAGAACCAGCTTAag GATGGCGAAGCACTGATGGACGATAAGGGAATGCTGAAAGAGAAGGCCCCGCGGCTCTGGAAGGGAAAGAACGGCCTCTACTGCGTGGGCTTCGGTCAGGCAGGCTTGGCAGGGATAGCCCTGGACGCCCAGAACGTGGCCAACGATATCAAGAACCATTacgtataa
- the LOC121969377 gene encoding uncharacterized protein LOC121969377, whose amino-acid sequence MGAKENGEERDDRTNDLEKDIKHGKEGESDYEPARDSLSSQGETPFNDDNKVKRASRVPKKLAKKEQLESSPRTSRGSIKHQEHGRLQFKASNSSQTKAQKPMRAAVSTKSPMNKKIENSNVSSRGSSEMSEESSDKTNEEVKEIDVMDEAPICDRSNGTDDETIEADEDALDDDKAKVYQKIEEMETRIEKLEEELREVAALEISLYSVIPEHGSSSHKVHTPARRLSRLYIHACKYWTQDKKATIAKNTVSGLVLVAKSCGNDVPRLTFWLSNTVVLRAIISQTFSNLSNFNTTRKTVASNGGGRKIDEQHILMKWKNNFNNKQGKILGIVQQTNDWQDTNTYVSALQKIESWIFSRVVESLWWQTLTPHMQPPEDNLCTPRSSGKLLGPALGDQHQGFFSINLWKSAFRDAFTRICPVRAGGHECGCLPVLARKVMEQCVSRLDVAMFNAILRESAHQIPTDPVSDPIVDPKVLPIPAGDLSFGSGAQLKNSIGNWSRWLSNVFGMDDDDSSREDQDQDTDGNDDREWGTQSKSFRLLNELSDLLMLPKDMLLENTVRKEVCPSIDLPLITRILCNFTPDEFCPDPVPGVVLEELNIESILDRKSSEKELIGGFPCAAAPVVYSPPLFRDVAEKVGDVGEKGELDRRASVIQRKGYTSDEDLDELDSPLAAITDKTPPVSPSPTVDGGQKERSQANSRYRLLQEVWCK is encoded by the exons ATGGGTGCCAAAGAGAATGGTGAAGAAAGAGATGATCGGACAAACGATTTGGAAAAAGATATAAAGCATGGCAAAGAAGGTGAATCAGATTATGAACCAGCAAGGGATTCACTTTCATCTCAAGGGGAGACACCATTTAATGATGATAACAAAGTTAAAAGAGCATCAAGGGTTCCAAAGAAGCTTGCCAAAAAGGAACAATTAGAGAGTAGTCCTCGTACATCACGAGGAAGTATCAAGCATCAAGAACATGGCAGACTGCAATTCAAAGCATCAAATAGTAGTCAAACTAAAGCTCAAAAGCCTATGCGAGCAGCAGTATCAACTAAAAGTCCTATGAACAAAAAGATAGAGAATTCAAATGTTTCTTCTAGAGGTTCATCAGAGATGTCTGAAGAATCTAGTGACAAAACCAATGAGGAGGTTAAGGAAATTGATGTGATGGACGAGGCTCCAATATGTGATCGGAGCAATGGGACAGATGATGAAACAATTGAGGCAGACGAGGATGCCCTTGATGACGACAAGGCAAAAGTATATCAGAAGATTGAAGAGATGGAGACTAgaattgaaaaacttgaggaagagctCAGAGAAGTTGCTGCACTTGAAATTTCTCTATATTCTGTTATACCAGAGCATGGTAGTTCGTCACATAAGGTTCACACACCAGCTCGGCGTCTTTCTAGGCTATATATTCATGCTTGTAAATATTGGACTCAGGACAAGAAGGCTACAATTGCGAAGAATACGGTGTCAGGGCTGGTACTCGTTGCAAAGTCATGTGGTAATGATGTTCCAAG GTTGACATTCTGGTTGTCAAACACAGTTGTCCTTAGGGCAATTATTTCTCAAACTTTTAGCAACTTGTCCAATTTCAATACAACAAGGAAGACAGTTGCATCGAATGGTGGTGGAAGGAAAATTGACGAGCAACATATACTGATGAAATGGAAAAACAATTTCAACAACAAACAGGGAAAAATACTTGGTATTGTCCAGCAGACAAATGACTGGCAGGATACAAACACATATGTGTCGGCACTGCAGAAGATCGAGTCATGGATATTCTCCCGGGTTGTTGAATCACTATGGTGGCAG ACATTGACGCCACACATGCAACCACCGGAAGATAACTTGTGCACTCCAAGAAGCTCAGGGAAATTATTAGGACCGGCATTGGGCGATCAACACCAAGGATTTTTTTCTATCAACTTATGGAAAAGTGCTTTTCGTGATGCCTTCACTAGAATTTGTCCAGTCCGTGCTGGTGGCCATGAGTGCGGCTGCTTACCTGTATTGGCGAGAAAG GTGATGGAGCAGTGTGTATCCAGATTAGATGTTGCTATGTTCAATGCTATTCTGCGTGAGTCAGCTCATCAGATTCCTACTGATCCTGTCTCAGATCCAATTGTTGATCCAAAAGTCTTGCCAATTCCCGCTGGGGATTTAAGTTTCGGATCTGGTGCACAACTAAAAAATTCT ATAGGAAATTGGTCTCGATGGTTATCAAATGTATTTGGCATGGATGATGATGATTCATCAAGAGAAGACCAAGACCAAGACACTGATGGGAATGATGACAGAGAGTGGGGAACTCAATCAAAGTCTTTTCGACTTCTTAATGAATTAAGTGATCTTCTGATGCTCCCCAAGGATATGCTACTTGAAAACACTGTCAGAAAAGAG GTTTGTCCTTCAATTGATCTTCCCTTGATAACTCGGATACTCTGCAACTTTACGCCAGATGAGTTCTGTCCAGATCCTGTCCCAGGTGTTGTGCTTGAGGAATTAAACATTGAG AGCATTCTGGATCGGAAATCGTCCGAGAAGGAACTTATTGGAGGCTTCCCTTGTGCGGCTGCTCCTGTGGTATACTCACCCCCATTGTTCCGAGATGTGGCAGAGAAGGTGGGCGATGTTGGTGAGAAAGGTGAGCTGGACAGGAGAGCATCCGTGATACAAAGGAAGGGATACACTAGCGACGAGGACTTGGATGAACTAGACAGCCCCCTTGCAGCAATCACGGACAAGACGCCACCAGTTTCACCATCTCCGACAGTAGATGGTGGTCAAAAAGAGAGATCACAAGCTAATTCAAGGTATAGGCTCCTCCAAGAAGTATGGTGCAAGTGA